From a single Alkalihalophilus pseudofirmus genomic region:
- a CDS encoding MBL fold metallo-hydrolase — translation MIRVTPLGVNGAFTKYYHNNYVFELGDRKLLVDTGTTLRYSLQEAGFKESDITDIVITHLHSDHVGGLEEFAQRCKWIHNHKPTLWIRNELAGGLTQIISNGLCTDGLSLEDYFNIEFIKGNFMLGLYEIETLETTDLHAQNMFSMGLKINDIQEGINIVFTSDIAKHEAAQFDGYFDSSTVALFHDVSTIKNPVHSYIEDVVIYYKDKIHASKIYGMHYQDDLNITEFSDIYGIEFVEAGQTLTFINK, via the coding sequence ATGATTAGAGTTACACCACTTGGAGTAAATGGAGCATTTACAAAGTATTATCATAATAATTATGTGTTTGAATTGGGCGATAGGAAGTTACTCGTGGATACAGGTACTACACTTAGATATAGTCTTCAAGAAGCAGGATTTAAAGAATCGGACATTACTGATATTGTCATTACACATTTACATAGTGATCATGTTGGAGGCTTAGAAGAATTTGCACAGCGCTGCAAGTGGATTCATAACCATAAGCCTACCCTATGGATTAGAAACGAATTAGCTGGTGGATTAACTCAAATTATCTCTAATGGCTTATGTACGGACGGATTAAGCTTAGAAGATTATTTCAACATTGAATTCATTAAAGGTAATTTCATGCTAGGGCTATATGAAATTGAAACACTAGAAACAACAGATCTGCATGCACAGAATATGTTTTCTATGGGCTTAAAGATTAACGATATTCAAGAAGGTATTAACATTGTTTTCACTAGTGATATTGCTAAACATGAGGCAGCACAGTTTGATGGTTACTTTGACAGTAGTACGGTTGCACTATTCCATGACGTTTCAACAATCAAGAACCCTGTACACTCATACATAGAAGATGTAGTTATTTACTATAAGGATAAGATTCATGCGAGTAAAATCTATGGCATGCATTATCAAGACGATCTTAATATTACTGAGTTTAGTGATATATATGGTATAGAATTTGTTGAAGCAGGTCAGACACTTACTTTTATAAATAAATAA
- a CDS encoding HNH endonuclease has product MNKICVRCNQVKNFRHFLGEKQVCKLCIATKTQEKLDSIRSVDLGINAIDESFDEITLLSPTLRGTKKIMLSEAIDYVEKGSAQVHSSNTIYLLKKDDYQPDPLLREIVLSKDDYTCHYCGNEGDTVDHIVPYSSGGETKEDNLVCSCFDCNILKSDLSYDYFKKNYKRMKWEYQRKRTAKEQRRNKALKKHVRYYEKPTIDEIKDIKTLANTSSESKGGLTLEEMMRKAGLK; this is encoded by the coding sequence ATGAATAAAATATGTGTTCGATGCAATCAAGTAAAGAATTTTAGACACTTTTTGGGGGAGAAGCAGGTATGTAAACTCTGTATAGCAACGAAAACACAAGAGAAATTAGACAGTATTAGGAGCGTAGATTTAGGTATTAATGCGATTGATGAGTCTTTTGATGAAATTACTTTGCTCTCACCCACCTTAAGAGGCACAAAAAAGATTATGCTATCAGAGGCAATAGATTATGTTGAAAAAGGTAGTGCGCAAGTTCACAGCAGCAATACTATTTATCTACTTAAAAAAGATGATTATCAGCCAGACCCACTATTAAGAGAAATTGTGCTATCTAAAGATGATTATACCTGTCACTACTGTGGAAACGAGGGTGATACTGTTGATCATATAGTCCCGTATTCATCTGGTGGAGAAACAAAAGAAGATAATTTAGTTTGCTCATGTTTCGATTGTAATATCTTGAAATCCGACCTTAGTTACGACTACTTTAAGAAAAATTATAAGAGGATGAAATGGGAATATCAAAGAAAAAGGACTGCCAAAGAACAAAGAAGGAATAAGGCTTTAAAAAAGCATGTAAGGTACTACGAAAAACCGACAATTGATGAAATAAAGGATATTAAAACTTTAGCCAATACTTCATCAGAGAGTAAAGGAGGGCTTACTTTGGAGGAAATGATGAGAAAGGCGGGATTGAAATAG
- a CDS encoding RusA family crossover junction endodeoxyribonuclease, which translates to MSKELKLILDLPTSINKLYVNQHSWNPKTRTRVPTGKRVMSSEGRKVKEKIAKQAKEQIKGQDWDFDYTRDHYIYQDSVMYMSRSNRDDNNVYKLLNDTLEGICYENDSRVLTRTQRIYIDPKDPHIEVTLTPVPYIGIFDNEQQLHNFEENCKTCTRYKRNCSILNKAKEGRIQEDLDEKSLVCSKYKEVKK; encoded by the coding sequence TTGAGTAAAGAATTAAAACTAATTTTAGATTTACCTACGAGTATCAATAAGCTCTATGTTAATCAGCATTCGTGGAATCCAAAAACAAGGACTAGAGTTCCTACTGGGAAGCGAGTAATGAGTTCGGAAGGTAGGAAAGTGAAAGAAAAAATTGCTAAACAGGCAAAAGAGCAGATTAAAGGTCAGGATTGGGACTTTGATTACACAAGAGACCACTACATATATCAAGACTCTGTGATGTACATGTCTCGCTCAAATCGTGATGATAACAACGTATACAAGCTCTTAAATGACACTCTAGAAGGTATTTGCTATGAGAATGATTCAAGAGTGCTCACAAGAACTCAGCGCATATACATAGACCCAAAAGACCCACATATCGAGGTCACATTAACTCCTGTTCCATACATAGGTATTTTCGATAATGAACAGCAACTACATAATTTTGAAGAAAACTGTAAGACGTGTACACGATACAAAAGGAATTGTTCTATTTTGAATAAGGCAAAAGAAGGACGTATCCAAGAAGACTTAGATGAGAAGAGTCTGGTGTGCAGTAAGTATAAGGAAGTAAAGAAATGA